Proteins encoded by one window of Cellvibrio sp. KY-GH-1:
- the trmA gene encoding tRNA (uridine(54)-C5)-methyltransferase TrmA, producing MTNSDFSPARYQQQLDAKLAKIQQDFGEFLLPEIQVFPSTEQHYRMRAEFRVWHKQALSDYVMFDEAKHPYAIHEFPVGSALMNQLMPALLAAINEDELLRHKLYQVDFLTTQSGEALVTLIYHKPLTEDWVVKAKTLKQQLGIDIVGRSRKQRLLVERDHVIERMQVLGREYFYQQVEASFTQPNAGVCQSMLSWAVENSRGFGGDLLELYCGNGNFTLPLAQNFNKVLATEVSKTSVDSAQYNIARNQVDNIQIARMSSEEFSQAMDGVREFNRLRHVNLMDYNFSSIFVDPPRAGLDPHTTSITQRFDNIIYISCNPDTLRDNLRTITQTHQIKAFALFDQFPYTHHAECGVILQKK from the coding sequence ATGACCAATAGCGATTTTTCCCCTGCCCGATATCAACAACAACTAGACGCAAAACTTGCCAAAATCCAACAGGATTTTGGCGAATTCCTTTTGCCGGAAATACAAGTATTTCCCTCTACCGAGCAGCATTACCGCATGCGCGCAGAATTTCGTGTATGGCATAAGCAAGCACTCTCCGACTATGTCATGTTTGATGAGGCCAAACATCCCTACGCGATTCACGAATTTCCGGTTGGCTCGGCGTTAATGAACCAATTAATGCCTGCGTTATTAGCAGCAATTAATGAGGATGAGTTACTCCGCCACAAACTTTACCAAGTGGATTTTCTTACCACCCAAAGTGGTGAAGCACTGGTTACCCTGATTTATCACAAACCCTTAACTGAAGATTGGGTTGTCAAAGCAAAAACACTGAAACAACAACTGGGGATTGATATTGTCGGCCGCAGCCGCAAACAGCGGTTACTGGTGGAGCGGGATCACGTGATCGAGCGCATGCAGGTATTAGGGCGAGAGTATTTTTACCAGCAGGTCGAAGCCAGTTTTACCCAACCTAATGCCGGCGTATGTCAATCCATGTTGAGCTGGGCAGTAGAAAACAGCCGAGGATTTGGCGGGGACTTGTTGGAGCTTTATTGCGGTAACGGTAACTTCACCTTACCTCTGGCACAAAACTTTAACAAAGTCTTGGCCACCGAAGTGTCAAAAACCTCTGTTGATTCGGCGCAATACAATATTGCACGTAACCAGGTTGATAACATTCAGATCGCGCGCATGTCGAGCGAGGAATTTTCGCAGGCGATGGACGGTGTGCGCGAGTTCAATCGCTTACGTCATGTGAATTTAATGGATTACAACTTTTCCAGTATTTTTGTCGACCCGCCCCGTGCGGGACTTGACCCACACACGACTAGCATTACGCAGCGCTTCGACAACATTATTTATATATCCTGCAATCCGGATACGCTGCGCGATAACTTACGCACCATCACCCAAACTCATCAGATCAAAGCGTTTGCCCTGTTTGATCAATTCCCTTACACCCACCACGCGGAGTGTGGTGTGATCCTGCAGAAAAAATAA
- the rmuC gene encoding DNA recombination protein RmuC, giving the protein MSSSLILLLAALAGVVIGALLVYWLLGRRQDQAILAKTVELEAAQQQVQHSHALREASLQQESAQLKQQLVELKSQFQGAQQQVQLLQQELGESRQESAGLREKTRHFDALQEQSQRKDEQLTLLEKNTTELQTRLEQERKHFAEQLALLQNAKADLAKEFENLANKIFDNKQQQFSSNSKTLLDSTLDPLKLQLSEFRKKVEDVYEKENAERNRLAGQVVELQKQAQKIGEDAVNLAQALKGNTKAQGNWGEVVLERLLEESGLQKGREYDTQVNFTGADGSRLMPDVIIHLPESKDIVIDAKCSLVDYEKYCSSDDESERKQFLAGHINSLRSHIKGLSIKDYEKIDGIKALDFVFIFIPIEAAFMLALQHEPALYREAYDRHIVLVSPTTLLATLRTVENIWRYEKQNKNAERIAKEAGALHDQFVLLLESLDAIGNAINKTQESYAKARERLQTGRGNLVKRVDDIRRLGAKTKRSISGALLEDAGVEADTLLLEEITEDTGENS; this is encoded by the coding sequence GTGAGTTCATCCCTTATTCTCCTTCTGGCCGCCTTGGCGGGAGTAGTCATTGGTGCGTTGCTGGTGTATTGGTTGCTGGGGCGTCGCCAGGACCAGGCGATATTGGCTAAAACCGTTGAGCTGGAGGCCGCGCAACAGCAAGTGCAGCATAGCCACGCCTTGCGTGAGGCCAGCCTGCAGCAAGAGTCTGCCCAACTCAAGCAACAATTAGTTGAACTGAAGAGCCAGTTCCAAGGCGCCCAGCAGCAGGTGCAACTGTTGCAGCAGGAGCTGGGGGAAAGTCGTCAGGAATCTGCGGGGTTGCGCGAAAAAACCCGTCACTTCGACGCTTTGCAGGAGCAATCGCAGCGCAAAGATGAGCAACTGACCCTGCTAGAAAAAAATACCACTGAGCTGCAAACTCGCCTCGAGCAAGAGCGCAAACATTTCGCCGAGCAACTGGCACTGTTGCAAAACGCCAAAGCAGATCTGGCCAAGGAGTTCGAAAATCTCGCCAATAAAATTTTTGATAACAAGCAACAACAATTCAGCAGTAATAGTAAGACGTTGTTGGATAGCACCCTGGACCCGCTGAAGCTACAGCTCAGTGAGTTTCGCAAAAAAGTGGAAGATGTTTACGAAAAAGAAAATGCCGAGCGCAATCGCTTGGCTGGTCAGGTGGTCGAGCTACAGAAGCAGGCGCAAAAAATTGGTGAGGATGCCGTTAACCTCGCGCAAGCGCTAAAAGGCAATACCAAAGCCCAAGGCAACTGGGGGGAAGTTGTGCTGGAGCGTTTGCTGGAAGAGTCCGGCTTACAGAAAGGGCGCGAATACGATACACAGGTGAATTTCACCGGTGCCGACGGTAGCCGGTTAATGCCGGATGTGATTATCCATTTGCCGGAAAGTAAAGATATAGTGATTGACGCCAAGTGCTCATTGGTCGATTACGAAAAATATTGCAGCAGTGATGATGAATCTGAACGCAAGCAATTTCTTGCGGGGCATATCAACTCGCTGCGAAGTCATATCAAGGGTTTAAGTATTAAAGATTACGAAAAAATAGATGGTATAAAAGCGCTGGATTTCGTTTTTATTTTTATCCCGATTGAGGCGGCATTTATGCTTGCGTTGCAGCATGAGCCAGCGCTGTATCGCGAAGCCTATGATCGCCACATCGTACTGGTTAGTCCAACGACCTTGCTTGCAACCTTGCGTACAGTAGAAAATATCTGGCGGTATGAGAAGCAAAATAAAAATGCCGAACGCATCGCGAAAGAAGCGGGGGCGCTGCACGACCAATTTGTACTCTTGTTGGAATCGTTGGATGCAATTGGTAATGCCATCAATAAAACCCAGGAGTCCTACGCTAAGGCGCGCGAGCGTCTGCAAACGGGGCGCGGCAACTTGGTGAAACGTGTTGATGATATTCGACGCCTGGGAGCAAAAACCAAGCGTAGTATTTCTGGTGCGTTGCTCGAGGATGCCGGGGTCGAAGCAGACACGCTGTTGTTGGAAGAAATAACGGAAGACACTGGCGAAAATAGCTGA
- a CDS encoding GNAT family N-acetyltransferase, producing the protein MSGLFSCRVMQVSDLDDVLRIQSEAYLDEMVESGAIIAARLDNVPDTCWVVEGEQGVCGYLVGYLSHKGAVTPWGSEFAHKRDADHLYLHDLAISKSAAGCGLGPLLVNHALLQAKSRRLVGAALVSVQDSRGFWQKMGFNEFVGLTPAQQQHLDSYTGPAFYMTQGFAINQ; encoded by the coding sequence ATGTCAGGGTTATTTTCGTGTCGCGTAATGCAGGTCAGCGACTTGGACGATGTGCTGCGTATTCAGTCGGAAGCCTATTTAGATGAAATGGTGGAGAGCGGAGCAATTATTGCGGCGCGTCTCGATAATGTTCCTGATACTTGCTGGGTGGTTGAAGGTGAACAAGGTGTATGTGGGTATTTGGTGGGGTACCTATCTCATAAAGGCGCAGTAACTCCCTGGGGTAGTGAGTTTGCACACAAACGCGATGCGGATCATTTGTATCTGCATGATCTGGCAATCAGTAAATCCGCAGCAGGTTGTGGTTTGGGACCATTGCTGGTTAACCATGCGTTACTACAGGCAAAATCCCGTCGGTTGGTTGGAGCCGCATTGGTTTCGGTGCAGGATTCCAGAGGTTTTTGGCAGAAGATGGGTTTCAATGAGTTTGTCGGCTTAACGCCAGCCCAGCAACAGCATTTGGATTCTTATACTGGGCCAGCGTTTTATATGACGCAGGGTTTTGCGATAAATCAATAG
- a CDS encoding HPP family protein — MSATNNNAATAKTIMSKMLLSAYEGWTIRRLADFFIKHGISGAPVIASDHELVGVVTVSDIFKFSNMEESRRREALRNYYRESCEIDLDETSLREWSGRAEQNCTVHQIMQKEIISVRQDASVSEVAAVMVRNNIHRVVVTEHKIAVGVITSMDILRHLQPDGHELRLVS, encoded by the coding sequence ATGTCTGCAACTAATAATAACGCCGCAACCGCCAAGACCATTATGAGTAAAATGCTACTGAGCGCCTATGAGGGCTGGACTATTCGTCGCTTGGCCGATTTTTTTATCAAGCACGGTATTTCTGGTGCCCCGGTTATTGCTTCTGACCATGAGCTGGTAGGCGTGGTAACCGTGTCGGATATTTTTAAATTCAGCAACATGGAGGAGAGCCGCCGCCGCGAAGCGCTGCGCAACTATTATCGAGAAAGTTGTGAAATTGATCTGGATGAAACCAGTTTGCGTGAGTGGAGTGGCCGTGCTGAACAAAACTGCACCGTGCATCAAATTATGCAAAAAGAAATTATTAGTGTCCGGCAGGATGCTAGTGTGAGTGAGGTTGCTGCGGTCATGGTGCGCAATAATATTCACCGAGTGGTTGTCACCGAGCACAAAATTGCCGTGGGTGTTATTACCAGTATGGATATTTTGCGTCACCTGCAACCGGATGGGCATGAATTGCGTTTGGTTAGCTAA
- the murI gene encoding glutamate racemase — protein MTDSLSSSTQTNTDSSLEPRVLVFDSGVGGLSVAREIQQRLPGLSLVYASDNGFFPYGTKGEAELIARVDKVINTLLRQYPVDILVIACNTASTLTLPHLRSQLTLPIVGVVPAIKPAAQQTQTGVIGLLATPATVARPYTHELIREYAPRCEVISLGSSELVQLAEQKLRGESIEQAAIAQIIHSLLAHEQSAHMDRLVLACTHFPLLKEELATELPASVQMIDSGEAIARRVEYLLQGRMGTTAIPSENIAVFTKQTTEAERLEAALKNFGIYRQDYLAI, from the coding sequence ATGACCGATTCCCTAAGTAGCTCTACTCAAACCAACACAGATTCCAGCCTTGAGCCGCGCGTTCTGGTGTTCGACTCCGGTGTTGGAGGCTTGAGCGTAGCCCGTGAAATTCAGCAACGCTTGCCTGGACTATCACTGGTTTATGCCTCGGATAATGGCTTTTTTCCTTATGGCACCAAGGGTGAAGCCGAGTTGATTGCCCGGGTGGACAAGGTTATTAATACCCTGCTGCGGCAATACCCGGTCGATATTCTGGTGATCGCCTGCAATACCGCCAGTACACTCACCCTGCCCCATTTACGCAGCCAGCTGACTTTGCCAATTGTGGGTGTTGTCCCCGCCATTAAACCTGCGGCGCAGCAAACACAAACAGGGGTAATAGGTTTACTCGCCACGCCCGCTACTGTGGCGCGCCCTTATACCCATGAGTTGATTCGTGAATACGCGCCCCGATGCGAAGTCATTTCATTAGGTAGCAGTGAATTGGTACAGCTCGCAGAACAAAAATTGCGCGGAGAAAGTATTGAACAAGCGGCGATCGCGCAAATTATTCATTCATTGCTTGCGCATGAGCAATCAGCCCACATGGACAGACTGGTTTTAGCCTGCACCCACTTCCCGTTATTAAAAGAAGAGCTTGCTACTGAGTTGCCCGCAAGCGTTCAAATGATTGACTCTGGCGAAGCAATTGCACGGCGAGTTGAATACCTACTACAAGGCAGGATGGGAACTACCGCAATACCATCAGAAAATATTGCGGTATTTACCAAACAAACCACTGAAGCAGAACGACTGGAAGCAGCGTTGAAAAATTTTGGAATTTATCGTCAGGATTATTTGGCAATCTAA
- a CDS encoding DUF2489 domain-containing protein, with amino-acid sequence MNWLWSFLALGALIILVLSTIAARLVYKVYRQQKEREAKLQALEDANQKAQREQREWLNKSIQILAQALHNDELTLTEACIRITGCLDSLNVQVAVKEEFSALYQLREKTAHIPYLEAWKQLSKAEQNQFDIERLRHESTFNDFVMDAAKRIQGRTF; translated from the coding sequence ATGAATTGGTTGTGGTCTTTTCTTGCGCTAGGCGCCCTCATTATTTTGGTGTTATCAACCATTGCAGCACGTTTGGTATACAAGGTGTATCGTCAGCAAAAAGAGCGTGAGGCGAAACTCCAAGCATTGGAAGACGCCAATCAAAAAGCACAGCGTGAGCAGCGTGAATGGTTAAATAAAAGTATCCAGATTCTCGCTCAGGCATTGCACAACGATGAACTCACCTTAACCGAAGCCTGCATACGTATTACGGGTTGCCTGGATTCTCTGAATGTTCAGGTTGCCGTTAAAGAGGAGTTTTCTGCGTTGTATCAATTGCGCGAAAAAACAGCGCATATTCCTTATCTGGAAGCTTGGAAACAGTTGTCCAAAGCTGAGCAAAATCAATTTGATATTGAACGTTTGCGTCATGAATCTACGTTTAATGATTTTGTTATGGATGCCGCAAAACGCATTCAAGGCAGGACGTTTTAA